One part of the Macrobrachium nipponense isolate FS-2020 chromosome 38, ASM1510439v2, whole genome shotgun sequence genome encodes these proteins:
- the LOC135209665 gene encoding LOW QUALITY PROTEIN: juvenile hormone esterase-like (The sequence of the model RefSeq protein was modified relative to this genomic sequence to represent the inferred CDS: inserted 2 bases in 1 codon) translates to MVFAFENDFVRKMASSIWTSIAISVLLSSASASAPEAPVIPTEGGRVSGVAEEATEGKVFYSYYGIPFAEPPVGDLRFKDPVASRGWTGIKDGSKMPSPCVNLPFGIMVFGIKIPAEQMPGKEDCLYLNVFLPKAAADAVASTKKGSALPVMVFIHGGGFFGGAAEEYLPHVLMNKDIILVVIQYRLGFLGFLSTEDSVIPGNFGLKDQTLALQWVQRNIHNFGGDPKRVTIFGESAGGASVHFQMLTPKAKGLFSGVIMQSGSAIAPWATNSDHKKWAAKVGSSVGCSLDAGSEAFLXKCLQKADARKINILSQDLLQWFLLPVMAAPRVDGDYIPDHPAKLMKEGRYTKVNLMSGITANEGACLTQPMYNTQRHLIDELRANLDTLGPVSFSLSENKSLSNTKQIYNYYLGGSNFGLPYAEEFTQMMGDMFFNLCHDVVTSYHAREEGVLTFRYEMAHRGQISFGDFPGIEIGRHWVPHADDLLYLFRVAPLLKLPDQPADKPLELSSAEDLFVRNVMLTAWTNFAYYGNPTPDDSLGFRWEPATEGDFRYLEISATPSMKGDSREDTRKFLLSVPIKTNVILNPSLITEDDLDGGRRGHEKDEL, encoded by the exons ATGGTTTTCGCTTTTGAGAACGACTTTGTCCGAAA AATGGCTTCGTCCATCTGGACAAGCATCGCCATCAGCGTGCTTCTGAGCAGCGCTTCAGCTAGCGCCCCTGAAGCCCCTGTGATCCCCACCGAAGGAGGCAGAGTGTCTGGGGTGGCAGAAGAGGCGACGGAGGGCAAAGTCTTCTACTCTTATTACGGCATTCCGTTCGCCGAGCCTCCCGTGGGCGATCTTAGGTTCAag GACCCCGTAGCGAGCAGGGGCTGGACGGGTATCAAAGATGGGTCTAAGATGCCCTCGCCATGCGTCAACTTACCCTTCGGTATCATGGTCTTTGGGATTAAAATACCGGCCGAACAGATGCCCGGGAAGGAGGACTGTCTGTACCTGAATGTGTTCCTGCCGAAG GCTGCTGCTGATGCAGTTGCCTCAACAAAAAAGGGCAGCGCCCTTCCGGTGATGGTGTTTATTCACGGCGGAGGATTTTTTGGAGGCGCCGCTGAGGAGTACTTGCCTCACGTGCTAATGAATAAGGATATTATCCTCGTGGTCATTCAGTACAGGTTAGGATTCTTAG GTTTCCTATCGACGGAAGACTCGGTGATCCCCGGAAACTTCGGCCTAAAAGACCAGACTTTAGCCCTGCAGTGGGTTCAAAGGAACATCCACAACTTCGGAGGGGATCCCAAGAGGGTTACGATCTTCGGGGAGAGTGCGGGTGGTGCGTCCGTCCATTTTCAGATGCTGACGCCCAAAGCCAAAG GTCTGTTTAGCGGAGTCATCATGCAGTCAGGATCGGCCATCGCTCCGTGGGCCACGAACTCCGACCACAAGAAATGGGCCGCCAAGGTTGGATCGTCCGTCGGCTGCAGCCTAGACGCAGGCAGCGAAGCCTTCCT GAAATGTTTGCAGAAAGCCGACGCCCGCAAGATCAACATTTTGTCTCAGGATTTGCTT CAATGGTTTCTTTTGCCTGTTATGGCAGCGCCAAGGGTGGACGGAGATTATATACCGGACCACCCAGCCAAGCTCATGAAGGAGGGGCGATACACCAAAGTCAACTTGATGTCGGGGATCACTGCCAACGAAGGCGCCTGTCTCACGCAAC CTATGTACAACACCCAGAGGCACCTTATAGACGAACTGAGAGCGAACCTCGATACCCTGGGGCCAGTAAGTTTTTCTCTGAGTGAGAATAAGTCGCTTAGCAACACAAAACAGATCTACAACTACTATTTGGGAGGGTCTAACTTTGGCCTGCCCTACGCTGAGGAATTCACACag ATGATGGGCGACATGTTCTTCAACTTGTGCCACGACGTAGTGACCTCGTATCACGCCCGGGAGGAGGGCGTGTTAACCTTCAGGTACGAAATGGCTCACCGAGGTCAGATCTCCTTTGGCGATTTCCCTGGTATCGAGATTGGTAGGCACT GGGTTCCACACGCCGACGACTTACTGTACCTGTTTCGAGTGGCCCCCTTGCTGAAGCTGCCAGACCAGCCTGCTGACAAGCCCCTGGAGTTGTCCAGTGCGGAGGACCTCTTCGTCAGGAACGTCATGCTAACAGCGTGGACGAATTTCGCCTACTACGG GAATCCTACGCCTGACGATTCCCTGGGCTTCCGGTGGGAGCCTGCCACCGAAGGCGATTTCCGCTATCTCGAGATTTCGGCCACGCCCTCCATGAAGGGTGACTCGAGGGAAGAC